Proteins co-encoded in one Oreochromis aureus strain Israel breed Guangdong linkage group 3, ZZ_aureus, whole genome shotgun sequence genomic window:
- the LOC120439290 gene encoding tripartite motif-containing protein 16-like: MSCIKENWNKEKPKGAYSCPQCRKSFISRPKLEKNTMSEGLVEGLKTSGHQAAPPDLCYAAPEDVSCDVCTGKKLKAVKSCLVCLVSYCDQHLQPHYESSAFDKHKLIKPSMGLKSNICSTHNEVRKMFCLTDQQCICYVCCMDKHKRHVTVPVEVERAEKDKDLKMNLQEVQKKIQTRVEEGKVLEKEMEGIKLSADKTIEDSETIINELVSFIKEKGSNLKQQIRSQQKDEERRVKELQNKLEQEITELKRKEEELKKLLHTEGHTEFLLRYSMMSKLSEYTDSPSFKICQVKYFEDLQTALLEARENLKAFLSEEWRKITLTVRSVDVLLRQIEPNTRDEFLKHACQLTMDPDTVHKKLFLSNQNRTVSDNAPNPNIYPAYAKTDRFSNQQQVLSRESLIGPCYWEVEMKGRGVSVAVTYKNKDNLDQSDFGSNNSSWALECYGDYYKFKHNKITTSLSGPLSSKVGVYVDPRAGILSFYSVSDTMALLHRVQTTFTEPLYAGLWIWKSFWTDTTATFNEIK; encoded by the coding sequence ATGAGTTGTATTAAAGAAAACTGGAATAAAGAGAAACCAAAAGGAGCCTACAGCTGTCCTCAGTGCAGAAAGAGTTTCATATCAAGGCCTAAgctggagaaaaacaccatgtCAGAAGGGTTAGTCGAGGGCTTGAAGACATCTGGACACCAAGCTGCTCCTCCTGATCTCTGCTATGCTGCACCTGAAGATGTTTCCTGTGATGTCTGCACAGGAAAGAAGCTGAAAGCAGTGAAGTCCTGTCTGGTATGTTTGGTTTCTTACTGTGACCAACACCTCCAGCCTCACTATGAATCCTCTGCCTTTGACAAACATAAACTGATCAAACCTTCCATGGGGTTGAAAAGTAACATCTGTTCAACTCATAATGAGGTGAGGAAGATGTTCTGCCTTACTGATCAGCAGTGTATCTGTTATGTCTGCTGCATGGACAAACATAAACGCCATGTAACAGTTCCAGTTGAAGTTGAAAgggcagaaaaagacaaagacctTAAGATGAATCTGCAGGAAGTCCAGAAGAAAATTCAGACCAGAGTGGAGGAAGGTAAAGTGCTTGAGAAAGAGATGGAGGGGATCAAACTGTCTGCTGATAAAACAATTGAAGACAGTGAGACCATCATCAATGAGCTGGTGAGTTTCATCAAAGAAAAAGGCTCAAATCTAAAGCAGCAGATCAGATCccagcagaaagatgaagagaggcgagtcaaagagcttcagaataagctggagcaggagatcactgagctgaagaggaaagaagaggagctgaagaagcttttaCACACAGAGGGCCACACCGAATTTCTACTCAGGTACTCCATGATGTCAAAACTCAGTGAATATACAGATTCACCAAGCTTTAAAATCTGTCAAGTTAAGTACTTTGAGGATCTGCAAACAGCACTGTTAGAAGCCAGAGAAAACCTCAAAGCATTTCTAAGTGAGGAATGGAGGAAGATCACTCTGACAGTGAGATCAGTGGATGTTTTGCTGCGACAAATTGAACCTAATACTAGAGATGAGTTTTTAAAACATGCATGTCAACTGACGATGGACCCAGATACAGTTCACAAAAAACTCTTCCTATCTAATCAGAACAGAACTGTATCAGACAATGCTCCAAATCCAAATATCTATCCTGCATATGCAAAAACGGACAGGTTTTCCAACCAGCAGCAGGTCCTGAGCAGAGAGTCTCTGATTGGACCTTGTTACTGGGAAGTGGAGATGAAAGGGAGAGGAGTTTCAGTTGCCGTGACATACAAGAATAAAGATAACCTGGATCAAAGTGATTTTGGAAGTAACAATAGTTCCTGGGCATTAGAGTGTTATGGCGACTACTACaaattcaaacacaacaaaatcacAACTTCCCTCTCAGGCCCTCTGTCCTCCAAAGTAGGAGTGTATGTGGATCCCAGAGCAGGTATTCTTTCTTTCTACAGCGTCTCTGACACCATGGccctcctccacagagtccagaccacattcactgagccgctctatgctggactGTGGATTTGGAAGAGTTTTTGGACTGACACCACTGCTACGTTTAATGAGATAAAATAG